In Corynebacterium nuruki S6-4, the following proteins share a genomic window:
- a CDS encoding TetR/AcrR family transcriptional regulator, with protein MAEHTAHTAHAAHTDPPAADSRAGRRRAEILSAARTVFLRDGHRNTRLTAVAAEAGCSVGTLYTYFADRDALLSAVLTGVEEEMRAAGRAGAAGHHGSPAEQISATNRAYLASYRENRDVMALMEEVAQAEEQFSRQRLHRADGFIDRNTRLIGRLCDLGGVTVADPEMTAVALSAAVSRMAYLTWVDGRFPDTDETFDRLCATADLLWLRTLGLSGTDAEPVN; from the coding sequence ATGGCCGAGCACACCGCGCACACTGCACACGCCGCACACACCGATCCCCCGGCCGCCGACAGCCGTGCCGGCCGGCGCCGGGCGGAGATCCTCTCCGCGGCCCGCACCGTCTTCCTGCGCGACGGGCACCGGAACACCAGACTCACCGCGGTCGCCGCGGAAGCCGGCTGCTCGGTGGGCACGCTGTACACCTACTTCGCTGACCGGGACGCCCTGCTCTCCGCCGTCCTCACCGGGGTGGAGGAGGAGATGCGCGCCGCGGGCCGGGCCGGGGCGGCGGGCCACCACGGGTCCCCGGCGGAGCAGATCAGTGCGACGAACCGGGCGTATCTGGCGTCCTACCGGGAGAACCGAGACGTCATGGCCCTGATGGAGGAGGTCGCGCAGGCCGAGGAACAGTTCAGCCGGCAGCGGCTGCACCGGGCGGACGGGTTCATCGACCGCAACACCCGGTTGATCGGGCGGTTGTGCGATCTCGGTGGGGTGACGGTCGCCGATCCGGAGATGACGGCGGTGGCACTGTCGGCCGCGGTCTCCCGGATGGCGTACCTGACCTGGGTCGACGGCCGGTTCCCGGACACCGATGAAACGTTCGACCGGCTGTGCGCGACCGCGGACCTGCTCTGGCTGCGCACGCTGGGGCTGTCCGGGACAGACGCCGAACCGGTGAATTGA
- a CDS encoding DUF1648 domain-containing protein has translation MSGTAAGEKKNDTGPVTLWLRRVTLVAAAAVTVWVLVRYPSAPDTVPVHFAAGGEADEWGSKSTVLWLSLIMLVMIGGIHWLSYRPDAPWVNYPKPLTVVNAPAMYRAGEQMMVWLNAGLVVLYAGLAGAVLSGADILLFLIPGFVLLGGGLVVGIVKMVRA, from the coding sequence ATGAGCGGCACAGCGGCAGGAGAGAAGAAAAACGACACCGGGCCGGTGACGCTCTGGCTGCGGCGGGTGACCCTGGTCGCCGCGGCGGCGGTGACCGTGTGGGTGCTGGTCCGCTATCCGTCGGCGCCGGACACGGTCCCGGTCCACTTCGCTGCCGGCGGGGAGGCCGACGAGTGGGGGTCGAAGTCGACGGTGCTGTGGCTCTCGCTGATCATGCTGGTGATGATCGGCGGCATCCACTGGCTCTCGTACCGCCCGGACGCCCCCTGGGTGAACTATCCGAAACCGCTCACGGTGGTCAACGCCCCGGCGATGTACCGCGCCGGTGAGCAGATGATGGTCTGGCTCAATGCGGGCCTCGTGGTGCTCTACGCCGGGCTCGCCGGCGCTGTCCTCTCGGGGGCGGATATCCTGCTGTTCCTCATCCCCGGCTTCGTCCTCCTGGGCGGTGGGCTGGTCGTCGGCATCGTGAAGATGGTCCGGGCCTGA
- a CDS encoding tyrosine-protein phosphatase, which produces MNIPGLPNFRDLGGHRTSHGTVIAPGALFRSVDLSRLEPAGGEALGALGIRRIIDLRTTVEVEKRPDRLPERMSSRHLDVLADAGAAAGAQVGRIMEDPRRLTEVLGGGAARDRMAATYRDIVSMPSALRSYRELFLGFAGDAGAGGVLFHCTTGKDRTGWAAASLMLLLGVDEDAVTEDYLRTNADLLPAMQPVLDRFAGQGGDPDVLLPVLGVQEEYLRTALDEVEVRFGGIRGYATDGLGLTEQDIDRLAAAVTVDAGSGGGGLR; this is translated from the coding sequence ATGAACATTCCCGGACTCCCCAATTTCCGTGACCTCGGCGGTCACCGCACCAGTCACGGCACGGTCATCGCGCCGGGGGCGCTGTTCCGCTCGGTCGACCTCAGCCGGCTGGAACCCGCCGGCGGCGAGGCGCTCGGTGCCCTCGGCATCCGGCGGATCATCGATCTGCGGACCACTGTCGAGGTGGAGAAGCGTCCGGACCGGCTGCCGGAGCGGATGAGCAGCCGGCACCTCGATGTTCTGGCGGATGCCGGTGCGGCGGCCGGCGCTCAGGTGGGGCGCATCATGGAGGATCCGCGTCGGCTCACCGAGGTGCTCGGCGGCGGGGCCGCCCGGGACCGGATGGCCGCGACCTACCGCGACATTGTGTCGATGCCGAGCGCGCTGCGCAGTTACCGGGAGCTGTTCCTCGGGTTCGCCGGGGATGCCGGCGCCGGCGGCGTCCTGTTCCACTGCACGACCGGCAAGGACCGCACCGGGTGGGCGGCCGCCTCGCTCATGCTGCTGCTCGGGGTGGATGAGGACGCCGTGACGGAGGACTACCTGCGCACCAATGCCGATCTGCTGCCGGCGATGCAGCCGGTGCTCGACCGGTTCGCCGGGCAGGGCGGCGACCCGGATGTCCTGCTGCCGGTACTGGGGGTGCAGGAGGAGTACCTGCGCACCGCGCTCGACGAGGTCGAGGTGCGGTTCGGCGGCATCCGCGGCTACGCGACCGACGGGCTCGGACTGACGGAGCAGGACATCGACCGGCTGGCCGCCGCGGTCACCGTGGACGCCGGTTCAGGCGGTGGTGGTCTTCGGTGA
- a CDS encoding antitoxin HicB: MTDMYTDNHISVHARKWSGGWDLIIDDDNATSTRYLSDATDQVRDYLDTLDPDTDHSTVQVDVVPEIGDLSDQITESREATAAAAAAQADAAAQIRRVARRLRDEGFSVTDSATLLGVSRGRVSQLLSPKTTTA, translated from the coding sequence ATGACTGACATGTACACCGACAACCACATCTCCGTTCATGCCCGGAAGTGGTCCGGCGGCTGGGACCTCATCATCGACGACGACAACGCCACGTCAACCCGGTACCTGTCTGATGCCACCGACCAGGTTCGCGACTACCTCGACACGCTCGACCCCGACACCGACCACTCCACTGTGCAGGTCGATGTCGTGCCGGAGATCGGTGATCTGTCCGACCAGATCACCGAGAGCAGAGAGGCCACTGCCGCCGCAGCTGCAGCCCAGGCAGATGCCGCCGCGCAGATCCGCCGGGTAGCGCGACGGCTCCGTGACGAGGGGTTCAGCGTCACCGACTCGGCGACCCTCCTCGGCGTCAGCCGTGGGCGGGTGTCCCAGCTTCTCTCACCGAAGACCACCACCGCCTGA
- a CDS encoding GNAT family N-acetyltransferase: MTERTLPDGAVVRPAEPQDVAGILDCIHALAVYEKEPDAVENTVEMLTDTLFGENPQAFAHVVVVDDEIRGIALWFLSYSTWTGRHGIWLEDLFVHQQFRGSGYGTALLASLAEICVDRGYTRLEWTVLDWNAPSIAFYRSLGAQPQDEWTTQRLVGTDLTALAAR; encoded by the coding sequence ATGACTGAACGCACCCTCCCGGACGGCGCCGTCGTCCGCCCCGCCGAACCGCAGGACGTCGCCGGCATCCTCGACTGCATCCACGCCCTCGCCGTGTACGAGAAGGAGCCGGACGCCGTGGAGAACACGGTGGAGATGCTCACCGACACCCTGTTCGGCGAGAACCCGCAGGCCTTCGCCCATGTCGTGGTGGTCGACGACGAGATCCGCGGTATCGCCCTGTGGTTCCTGTCCTACTCGACCTGGACCGGACGCCACGGCATCTGGCTGGAGGACCTCTTCGTCCACCAGCAGTTCCGCGGCTCCGGCTACGGCACTGCACTGCTGGCGTCTCTCGCCGAGATCTGCGTGGACCGCGGGTACACCCGGCTGGAGTGGACGGTGCTGGACTGGAACGCCCCGTCGATCGCCTTCTACCGGTCCCTCGGTGCCCAGCCGCAGGACGAGTGGACCACGCAGCGGCTCGTCGGCACCGACCTCACGGCGCTGGCGGCCCGGTAG
- the metE gene encoding 5-methyltetrahydropteroyltriglutamate--homocysteine S-methyltransferase encodes MTAQINATVAGVPRIGPKRELKKALETYWKDASTGRNLATVATQLVNQQADLIAGAGLDSVPTIGRSFYDSMLDTSALLGALPERVADVADHDNDGLPAYVDRLFAAARGTAELPASAMTKWFDTNYHYIVPELAADTEFRLDDAALLTDLADQVTRGTAARPVLIGPLTYLALARTTDGSDALVHLEEIFEAYARLLPRIAERGAAWVQFDEPYLVTDVDKDETRKADLLARTRAGYEKLVAAAGDTALLVQTYFGDGDLAVKTLSGTGIAAFGVDLVTGRTDERQADDTNIADEALLPSWTGEEQLLAGVVDGRNIWRTDLARALQTLKALAARGPVGVSTSSSLLHVPYSLAQETSLDDDAELRSWLAFGAEKIAEVALLSRALRGEETAEDDAAVAEAHEAVASRRSSERTRNAALRQRTGAITEADRHRNSFDQRREVQAKELNLPPLPTTTIGSFPQTTEIRQARAKLRKGDITEAQYHDAMVAEIKDVIGRQEALGLDVLVHGEPERNDMVQYFSEQLEGYHSTDLAWVQSYGSRCVRPPILFGDVTRPAAMTVEWFKIAQSFTDKFVKGMLTGPVTMLAWSFVRDDQPLGTTADQVALALRDEIDDLVDAGAKIIQVDEPAIRELLPLRRAQQPAYLKWAVGAFRLATSGVADDIQIHTHMCYSEFNELIGTVGDLDADVTSIEAARNGMQVLHALRDSGFELGVGPGVWDIHSPRVPEQSEVDTLLSDALDAVPASQLWVNPDCGLKTRGWDETTASIKVLVAAAQKARASVNA; translated from the coding sequence GTGACCGCACAGATCAACGCCACCGTCGCCGGGGTTCCGCGCATCGGCCCGAAGCGCGAGCTCAAGAAGGCCCTCGAGACCTACTGGAAGGACGCCTCGACCGGCCGCAACCTGGCCACCGTCGCGACCCAGCTGGTCAACCAGCAGGCCGACCTCATCGCCGGCGCCGGCCTGGACTCCGTCCCCACCATCGGCCGCAGCTTCTACGACTCGATGCTCGACACCTCCGCCCTGCTCGGCGCCCTGCCCGAGCGCGTCGCCGACGTCGCCGACCACGACAACGACGGCCTGCCCGCCTACGTCGACCGGCTCTTCGCCGCCGCCCGCGGCACCGCCGAGCTGCCCGCCTCCGCGATGACCAAGTGGTTCGACACGAACTACCACTACATCGTCCCCGAGCTCGCCGCCGACACCGAGTTCCGCCTCGACGACGCCGCCCTGCTCACCGACCTCGCCGACCAGGTCACCCGCGGCACCGCCGCCCGCCCGGTCCTCATCGGCCCGCTGACCTACCTGGCGCTGGCCCGCACCACCGACGGCTCGGACGCCCTGGTCCACCTCGAGGAGATCTTCGAGGCCTACGCCCGCCTGCTGCCGCGGATCGCCGAGCGCGGCGCCGCCTGGGTCCAGTTCGACGAGCCCTACCTCGTCACCGACGTCGACAAGGACGAGACCCGCAAGGCCGACCTGCTGGCCCGCACCCGCGCCGGCTACGAGAAGCTCGTCGCCGCCGCCGGCGACACCGCCCTGCTGGTCCAGACCTACTTCGGCGACGGCGACCTGGCCGTCAAGACCCTGTCCGGCACCGGTATCGCCGCCTTCGGCGTCGACCTCGTCACCGGACGCACCGACGAGCGCCAGGCCGACGACACCAACATCGCCGACGAGGCCCTGCTCCCGTCCTGGACCGGTGAGGAGCAGCTGCTCGCCGGTGTCGTCGACGGCCGCAACATCTGGCGCACCGACCTGGCCCGCGCCCTGCAGACCCTCAAGGCCCTGGCCGCCCGCGGCCCGGTGGGCGTGTCCACCAGCTCCTCGCTGCTGCACGTCCCCTACTCCCTCGCCCAGGAGACCAGCCTCGACGACGACGCCGAGCTGCGCAGCTGGCTCGCCTTCGGCGCCGAGAAGATCGCCGAGGTCGCCCTGCTGTCCCGCGCCCTGCGTGGCGAGGAGACCGCCGAGGATGACGCCGCCGTCGCCGAGGCCCACGAGGCCGTGGCGTCCCGCCGCAGCTCGGAGCGCACCCGCAACGCCGCACTGCGGCAGCGCACCGGTGCCATCACCGAGGCCGACCGGCACCGCAACTCCTTCGACCAGCGCCGCGAGGTGCAGGCCAAGGAACTGAACCTGCCGCCGCTGCCGACCACCACCATCGGCTCGTTCCCGCAGACCACCGAGATCCGCCAGGCGCGCGCGAAGCTGCGCAAGGGCGACATCACCGAGGCGCAGTACCACGACGCGATGGTCGCCGAGATCAAGGACGTCATCGGACGCCAGGAGGCCCTCGGCCTCGACGTGCTCGTCCACGGCGAGCCCGAGCGCAACGACATGGTGCAGTACTTCTCCGAGCAGCTCGAGGGCTACCACTCCACCGACCTGGCGTGGGTCCAGTCCTACGGCTCCCGGTGCGTCCGGCCGCCGATCCTGTTCGGTGACGTGACCCGCCCGGCGGCCATGACCGTCGAGTGGTTCAAGATCGCGCAGTCCTTCACCGACAAGTTCGTCAAGGGCATGCTCACCGGTCCGGTCACCATGCTCGCCTGGTCCTTCGTGCGCGACGACCAGCCGCTCGGCACCACCGCCGACCAGGTCGCCCTCGCCCTGCGCGACGAGATCGACGACCTCGTGGACGCCGGCGCGAAGATCATCCAGGTCGACGAGCCCGCCATCCGCGAGCTGCTGCCGCTGCGCCGCGCCCAGCAGCCGGCCTACCTGAAGTGGGCCGTGGGCGCCTTCCGCCTGGCCACCTCCGGTGTCGCCGACGACATCCAGATCCACACCCACATGTGCTACTCCGAGTTCAACGAGCTCATCGGCACCGTCGGCGACCTGGACGCCGACGTCACCTCCATCGAGGCCGCCCGCAACGGCATGCAGGTGCTGCACGCCCTGCGTGACTCCGGCTTCGAGCTGGGCGTGGGCCCGGGCGTCTGGGACATCCACTCCCCGCGCGTCCCGGAGCAGTCCGAGGTCGACACGCTGCTGTCCGACGCGCTGGACGCCGTCCCCGCCTCGCAGCTGTGGGTCAACCCCGACTGCGGTCTGAAGACCCGCGGCTGGGACGAGACCACCGCCTCGATCAAGGTGCTCGTCGCCGCCGCGCAGAAGGCCCGCGCCTCGGTCAACGCGTAG